The Cyprinus carpio isolate SPL01 chromosome B17, ASM1834038v1, whole genome shotgun sequence genome has a window encoding:
- the LOC109098478 gene encoding MFS-type transporter SLC18B1 isoform X3 has product MDIDEDIVDSSTPEAPTTKMSRQQILPLVAMASINFSSMICYSILGPFFPNEAKKKGVSQAMIGLIFGIYALCTLVGSLILGKYIVQIGAKFMIVAGLFVSSGSTVLFGFLDQVSDGTVFIVLCFITRCVNAIGFSAAVTSSFAVSAKVFPDNIATVLGFMEIFTGLGLILGPPLGGWLYQSFGYEIPFVFTGCLLFVTVPLNLWILPSFDAVPSQNSFLRLCTRIKILLICFVVFTLSSGIGFLDATLSIFAIEKLNLSAGSVGLLMIGLSLPYGAASPVFGVISDKYPSVRKWMMVVGGMATAVSFCFLGPLPVFHIRSQLWLTVLMLIVVGFSLCMTCIPTFAEMIACAHENGFEEGLSTLGLVSGLFSAVWSAGMFFGPTIGGYITQALNFEWSAGVQGALAFLAVTKVQQD; this is encoded by the exons ATGGATATCGATGAAGATATAG TTGATTCTTCAACACCAGAGGCTCCAACCACTAAAATGTCCAGACAACAGATATTACCACTTGTTGCAATGGCCTCCATAAACTTCAGTTCAATGATCTGTTACTCCATTCTGGGACCATTTTTCCCAAATGAG GCAAAGAAGAAAGGTGTCAGCCAAGCTATGATTGGGTTAATATTCGGAATCTATGCATTATGCACTTTGGTGGGCTCATTGATACTTGGTAAATAT ATTGTCCAGATAGGAGCCAAGTTTATGATTGTGGCAGGATTGTTCGTATCGAGCGGATCCACTGTACTCTTCGG ATTTCTTGACCAAGTGTCTGATGGGACAGTTTTCATCGTGCTCTGTTTTATCACACGGTGCGTAAATGCAATTGGCTTTTCTGCCGCCGTTACATCGTCTTTTGCAGTTTCAGCAAAAGTTTTCCCTGACAACATAGCGACTGTTTTG GGCTTCATGGAGATTTTTACAGGTCTTGGCCTGATATTGGGGCCTCCGTTGGGCGGCTGGCTCTATCAGTCATTTGGATATGAAATCCCATTCGTTTTCACAGGATGTCTTCTGTTTGTGACAGTGCCTCTTAATTTGTGGATTTTACCAAGCTTTG ATGCTGTTCCTTCCCAGAATTCCTTCCTCAGATTGTGTACCAGAATAAAGATCCTTCTCATCTGCTTCGTGGTGTTCACGTTGAGTTCAGGAATTGGCTTCCTGGATGCAACACTGTCCATATTTGCCATAGAAAAG CTAAATCTCAGTGCTGGTTCGGTGGGGCTGCTCATGATTGGACTTTCACTGCCGTATGGGGCGGCATCACCCGTCTTTGGCGTGATCAGTGATAAATATCct TCAGTTAGGAAATGGATGATGGTGGTTGGAGGAATGGCCACAGCGGTGAGCTTCTGTTTCCTCGGCCCACTTCCTGTTTTCCATATTAGAAG tCAGCTGTGGCTCACCGTCCTCATGCTGATCGTGGTGGGCTTCTCTCTCTGTATGACCTGTATCCCCACCTTCGCTGAGATGATCGCTTGTGCACA TGAAAATGGCTTTGAGGAGGGCTTGAGTACATTGGGGTTGGTGTCAGGCTTGTTCTCTGCAGTCTGGTCTGCTGGG ATGTTCTTTGGGCCGACTATTGGAGGATACATCACACAAGCACTCAACTTTGAATGGAGTGCAGGAGTTCAAGGCGCACTCGCCTTTCTCGCT gtcacAAAAGTCCAACAGGACTAA
- the LOC109098478 gene encoding MFS-type transporter SLC18B1 isoform X1: protein MDIDEDIVDSSTPEAPTTKMSRQQILPLVAMASINFSSMICYSILGPFFPNEAKKKGVSQAMIGLIFGIYALCTLVGSLILGKYIVQIGAKFMIVAGLFVSSGSTVLFGFLDQVSDGTVFIVLCFITRCVNAIGFSAAVTSSFAVSAKVFPDNIATVLGFMEIFTGLGLILGPPLGGWLYQSFGYEIPFVFTGCLLFVTVPLNLWILPSFDAVPSQNSFLRLCTRIKILLICFVVFTLSSGIGFLDATLSIFAIEKLNLSAGSVGLLMIGLSLPYGAASPVFGVISDKYPSVRKWMMVVGGMATAVSFCFLGPLPVFHIRSQLWLTVLMLIVVGFSLCMTCIPTFAEMIACAHENGFEEGLSTLGLVSGLFSAVWSAGMFFGPTIGGYITQALNFEWSAGVQGALAFLAALLQVIYFTIEDIQKKSQKSNRTNLSSSRGEKSPLLPKTDHLTVDVS from the exons ATGGATATCGATGAAGATATAG TTGATTCTTCAACACCAGAGGCTCCAACCACTAAAATGTCCAGACAACAGATATTACCACTTGTTGCAATGGCCTCCATAAACTTCAGTTCAATGATCTGTTACTCCATTCTGGGACCATTTTTCCCAAATGAG GCAAAGAAGAAAGGTGTCAGCCAAGCTATGATTGGGTTAATATTCGGAATCTATGCATTATGCACTTTGGTGGGCTCATTGATACTTGGTAAATAT ATTGTCCAGATAGGAGCCAAGTTTATGATTGTGGCAGGATTGTTCGTATCGAGCGGATCCACTGTACTCTTCGG ATTTCTTGACCAAGTGTCTGATGGGACAGTTTTCATCGTGCTCTGTTTTATCACACGGTGCGTAAATGCAATTGGCTTTTCTGCCGCCGTTACATCGTCTTTTGCAGTTTCAGCAAAAGTTTTCCCTGACAACATAGCGACTGTTTTG GGCTTCATGGAGATTTTTACAGGTCTTGGCCTGATATTGGGGCCTCCGTTGGGCGGCTGGCTCTATCAGTCATTTGGATATGAAATCCCATTCGTTTTCACAGGATGTCTTCTGTTTGTGACAGTGCCTCTTAATTTGTGGATTTTACCAAGCTTTG ATGCTGTTCCTTCCCAGAATTCCTTCCTCAGATTGTGTACCAGAATAAAGATCCTTCTCATCTGCTTCGTGGTGTTCACGTTGAGTTCAGGAATTGGCTTCCTGGATGCAACACTGTCCATATTTGCCATAGAAAAG CTAAATCTCAGTGCTGGTTCGGTGGGGCTGCTCATGATTGGACTTTCACTGCCGTATGGGGCGGCATCACCCGTCTTTGGCGTGATCAGTGATAAATATCct TCAGTTAGGAAATGGATGATGGTGGTTGGAGGAATGGCCACAGCGGTGAGCTTCTGTTTCCTCGGCCCACTTCCTGTTTTCCATATTAGAAG tCAGCTGTGGCTCACCGTCCTCATGCTGATCGTGGTGGGCTTCTCTCTCTGTATGACCTGTATCCCCACCTTCGCTGAGATGATCGCTTGTGCACA TGAAAATGGCTTTGAGGAGGGCTTGAGTACATTGGGGTTGGTGTCAGGCTTGTTCTCTGCAGTCTGGTCTGCTGGG ATGTTCTTTGGGCCGACTATTGGAGGATACATCACACAAGCACTCAACTTTGAATGGAGTGCAGGAGTTCAAGGCGCACTCGCCTTTCTCGCT GCCTTACTACaagtaatatatttcacaatagagGACATACAAAAGAA gtcacAAAAGTCCAACAGGACTAACTTGTCGTCATCTCGAGGAGAAAAATCCCCTCTTCTCCCTAAGACAGATCATCTCACAGTTGACGTCAGCTGA
- the LOC109098478 gene encoding MFS-type transporter SLC18B1 isoform X2, whose amino-acid sequence MDIDEDIEAPTTKMSRQQILPLVAMASINFSSMICYSILGPFFPNEAKKKGVSQAMIGLIFGIYALCTLVGSLILGKYIVQIGAKFMIVAGLFVSSGSTVLFGFLDQVSDGTVFIVLCFITRCVNAIGFSAAVTSSFAVSAKVFPDNIATVLGFMEIFTGLGLILGPPLGGWLYQSFGYEIPFVFTGCLLFVTVPLNLWILPSFDAVPSQNSFLRLCTRIKILLICFVVFTLSSGIGFLDATLSIFAIEKLNLSAGSVGLLMIGLSLPYGAASPVFGVISDKYPSVRKWMMVVGGMATAVSFCFLGPLPVFHIRSQLWLTVLMLIVVGFSLCMTCIPTFAEMIACAHENGFEEGLSTLGLVSGLFSAVWSAGMFFGPTIGGYITQALNFEWSAGVQGALAFLAALLQVIYFTIEDIQKKSQKSNRTNLSSSRGEKSPLLPKTDHLTVDVS is encoded by the exons ATGGATATCGATGAAGATATAG AGGCTCCAACCACTAAAATGTCCAGACAACAGATATTACCACTTGTTGCAATGGCCTCCATAAACTTCAGTTCAATGATCTGTTACTCCATTCTGGGACCATTTTTCCCAAATGAG GCAAAGAAGAAAGGTGTCAGCCAAGCTATGATTGGGTTAATATTCGGAATCTATGCATTATGCACTTTGGTGGGCTCATTGATACTTGGTAAATAT ATTGTCCAGATAGGAGCCAAGTTTATGATTGTGGCAGGATTGTTCGTATCGAGCGGATCCACTGTACTCTTCGG ATTTCTTGACCAAGTGTCTGATGGGACAGTTTTCATCGTGCTCTGTTTTATCACACGGTGCGTAAATGCAATTGGCTTTTCTGCCGCCGTTACATCGTCTTTTGCAGTTTCAGCAAAAGTTTTCCCTGACAACATAGCGACTGTTTTG GGCTTCATGGAGATTTTTACAGGTCTTGGCCTGATATTGGGGCCTCCGTTGGGCGGCTGGCTCTATCAGTCATTTGGATATGAAATCCCATTCGTTTTCACAGGATGTCTTCTGTTTGTGACAGTGCCTCTTAATTTGTGGATTTTACCAAGCTTTG ATGCTGTTCCTTCCCAGAATTCCTTCCTCAGATTGTGTACCAGAATAAAGATCCTTCTCATCTGCTTCGTGGTGTTCACGTTGAGTTCAGGAATTGGCTTCCTGGATGCAACACTGTCCATATTTGCCATAGAAAAG CTAAATCTCAGTGCTGGTTCGGTGGGGCTGCTCATGATTGGACTTTCACTGCCGTATGGGGCGGCATCACCCGTCTTTGGCGTGATCAGTGATAAATATCct TCAGTTAGGAAATGGATGATGGTGGTTGGAGGAATGGCCACAGCGGTGAGCTTCTGTTTCCTCGGCCCACTTCCTGTTTTCCATATTAGAAG tCAGCTGTGGCTCACCGTCCTCATGCTGATCGTGGTGGGCTTCTCTCTCTGTATGACCTGTATCCCCACCTTCGCTGAGATGATCGCTTGTGCACA TGAAAATGGCTTTGAGGAGGGCTTGAGTACATTGGGGTTGGTGTCAGGCTTGTTCTCTGCAGTCTGGTCTGCTGGG ATGTTCTTTGGGCCGACTATTGGAGGATACATCACACAAGCACTCAACTTTGAATGGAGTGCAGGAGTTCAAGGCGCACTCGCCTTTCTCGCT GCCTTACTACaagtaatatatttcacaatagagGACATACAAAAGAA gtcacAAAAGTCCAACAGGACTAACTTGTCGTCATCTCGAGGAGAAAAATCCCCTCTTCTCCCTAAGACAGATCATCTCACAGTTGACGTCAGCTGA
- the LOC109098478 gene encoding MFS-type transporter SLC18B1 isoform X4, which yields MIGLIFGIYALCTLVGSLILGKYIVQIGAKFMIVAGLFVSSGSTVLFGFLDQVSDGTVFIVLCFITRCVNAIGFSAAVTSSFAVSAKVFPDNIATVLGFMEIFTGLGLILGPPLGGWLYQSFGYEIPFVFTGCLLFVTVPLNLWILPSFDAVPSQNSFLRLCTRIKILLICFVVFTLSSGIGFLDATLSIFAIEKLNLSAGSVGLLMIGLSLPYGAASPVFGVISDKYPSVRKWMMVVGGMATAVSFCFLGPLPVFHIRSQLWLTVLMLIVVGFSLCMTCIPTFAEMIACAHENGFEEGLSTLGLVSGLFSAVWSAGMFFGPTIGGYITQALNFEWSAGVQGALAFLAALLQVIYFTIEDIQKKSQKSNRTNLSSSRGEKSPLLPKTDHLTVDVS from the exons ATGATTGGGTTAATATTCGGAATCTATGCATTATGCACTTTGGTGGGCTCATTGATACTTGGTAAATAT ATTGTCCAGATAGGAGCCAAGTTTATGATTGTGGCAGGATTGTTCGTATCGAGCGGATCCACTGTACTCTTCGG ATTTCTTGACCAAGTGTCTGATGGGACAGTTTTCATCGTGCTCTGTTTTATCACACGGTGCGTAAATGCAATTGGCTTTTCTGCCGCCGTTACATCGTCTTTTGCAGTTTCAGCAAAAGTTTTCCCTGACAACATAGCGACTGTTTTG GGCTTCATGGAGATTTTTACAGGTCTTGGCCTGATATTGGGGCCTCCGTTGGGCGGCTGGCTCTATCAGTCATTTGGATATGAAATCCCATTCGTTTTCACAGGATGTCTTCTGTTTGTGACAGTGCCTCTTAATTTGTGGATTTTACCAAGCTTTG ATGCTGTTCCTTCCCAGAATTCCTTCCTCAGATTGTGTACCAGAATAAAGATCCTTCTCATCTGCTTCGTGGTGTTCACGTTGAGTTCAGGAATTGGCTTCCTGGATGCAACACTGTCCATATTTGCCATAGAAAAG CTAAATCTCAGTGCTGGTTCGGTGGGGCTGCTCATGATTGGACTTTCACTGCCGTATGGGGCGGCATCACCCGTCTTTGGCGTGATCAGTGATAAATATCct TCAGTTAGGAAATGGATGATGGTGGTTGGAGGAATGGCCACAGCGGTGAGCTTCTGTTTCCTCGGCCCACTTCCTGTTTTCCATATTAGAAG tCAGCTGTGGCTCACCGTCCTCATGCTGATCGTGGTGGGCTTCTCTCTCTGTATGACCTGTATCCCCACCTTCGCTGAGATGATCGCTTGTGCACA TGAAAATGGCTTTGAGGAGGGCTTGAGTACATTGGGGTTGGTGTCAGGCTTGTTCTCTGCAGTCTGGTCTGCTGGG ATGTTCTTTGGGCCGACTATTGGAGGATACATCACACAAGCACTCAACTTTGAATGGAGTGCAGGAGTTCAAGGCGCACTCGCCTTTCTCGCT GCCTTACTACaagtaatatatttcacaatagagGACATACAAAAGAA gtcacAAAAGTCCAACAGGACTAACTTGTCGTCATCTCGAGGAGAAAAATCCCCTCTTCTCCCTAAGACAGATCATCTCACAGTTGACGTCAGCTGA